One stretch of Malus domestica chromosome 14, GDT2T_hap1 DNA includes these proteins:
- the LOC103424288 gene encoding mediator of RNA polymerase II transcription subunit 27, whose translation MQQQQQQPQATTQNSTPPQPSFAGSTTAEAPPKQVAQAMERLSQASRLIADIRIGADRLLEALFVAAQPHQSSKPLQLFLNEDASMRQHLLDLRSVGRQLEESGVLNESLRSRSNSWGLHMPLVCPDGAVVAYAWKRQLAGQAGASAVDRTRLALKAFTDQKRRFFPHLDDASNDQCNESASKKQRISQAPAAHNQEDGIDCKTLSEVLVRMEKVPHLKVSIYERLDWLKRASSLPENESSSETLKDHSYHSSSKLRSGPPDVAPDKVAVIELLFPSTFRAVVSLHPAGSIDPDAVAFFSPDEGGSYIHARGVSIYHVYKHITEHAATALQYFIGVRAETALHCLLHWICSYQTLFTKVCSKCGRLLAMDRKSAQLLPPVYRPYRQFTTLNVSSSLNVSGAYHVGCFSEEL comes from the exons atgcagcagcagcaacaacagcCGCAAGCAACGACGCAGAACTCCACGCCGCCGCAGCCTTCCTTTGCGGGGTCCACCACGGCGGAAGCACCGCCAAAACAGGTGGCGCAGGCGATGGAGCGGCTTTCTCAAGCCAGCCGCCTCATCGCGGACATTAGGATTGGCGCCGACCGCCTCCTCGAAGCCCTGTTCGTGGCCGCTCAGCCGCACCAGAGCTCCAAGCCTCTCCAGTTGTTCCTCAACGAGGACGCTTCCATGCGCCAACACCTCCTCGACCTCCGCTCCGTCG GAAGACAGCTGGAAGAATCTGGAGTTTTGAACGAGTCTCTGCGATCGCGGAGCAATTCTTGGGGATTACACATGCCGTTGGTTTGTCCGGATGGCGCCGTGGTTGCGTATGCTTGGAAGCGGCAGCTCGCCGGCCAAGCTGGTGCTTCTGCAGTTGACAGGACCAG GCTAGCTCTCAAGGCATTCACTGATCAGAAAAGGCGATTTTTTCCTCACCTTGATGATGCATCAAATGATCAGTGTAATGAATCAGCTTCGAAGAAGCAACGCATTTCTCAAGCACCCGCAGCACATAATCAAGAAGATGGTATAGATTGCAAAACGCTATCAGAGGTTTTAGTGCGTATGGAAAAGGTTCCTCATTTGAAAGTTTCCATATATGAACGATTGGATTGGTTGAAACGAGCATCTTCACTGCCAGAAAATGAGAGTTCCAGTGAAACATTAAAGGATCATAGTTATCATAGTTCAAGTAAGTTACGATCAGGTCCGCCTGATGTTGCACCAGATAAGGTTGCTGTCATTGAGTTGCTGTTTCCTTCTACCTTCAGAGCTGTAGTTTCATTGCATCCTGCTGGTTCTATTGACCCAGATGCAGTGGCATTTTTTTCTCCAGATGAG GGAGGCAGCTACATACATGCAAGAGGTGTTTCAATTTATCATGTCTATAAGCATATCACG GAACATGCTGCTACTGCTTTGCAGTATTTCATTGGAGTTCGAGCTGAAACAGCTCTACATTGTCTTTTG CATTGGATCTGCAGCTATCAAACTCTCTTTACAAAAGTTTGCAG CAAGTGTGGACGGCTGCTAGCAATGGACCGGAAATCAGCTCAACTGTTACCGCCAGTTTATCGTCCTTATCGGCAGTTCACTACATTGAATGTGTCATCAAGTTTGAATGTTTCCGGGGCTTACCATGTAGGTTGTTTCTCAGAGGAATTGTGA
- the LOC103424287 gene encoding receptor protein kinase TMK1-like — MEEHHSAAAKLPLSLLLLLLSLASFALSATDPNDLAILNQLRKNLQNPELLEWPENGDDPCGASWPHVFCAGSRVSQIQVQNLGLKGPLPQNLNQLTELSNIGLQRNQFSGPIPSLKGLSKLRFAYLDFNNFTSIPVDFFEGLDSLEVLALDGNNLNGTTGWNFPPQLGNSAQLQNLSCMSCNLIGPLPDFLGNMSSLTVLQLSGNGLSGGIPPSLKGLNLQILWLNNPIGDGLSGPIDVLTTMVQLNSVWLHGNQFSGVIPDSIGNLTSLKDLNLNQNQFVGLVPDGLANLALDRLILNNNHLMGPIPKFKARNASFDTNAFCQSTPGIPCAAEVMALIEFLDGLHYPSTLVSKWSGNDPCGSWLGVSCGNNGKVSVINLPKYNLNGTLSPSVANLESLVQIRLQNNNLQGFVPDNWTSLKSLTELDLSGNNISPPLPKFSSTVKVSVDGNRLFNGNPSAAGATPKGSPSSSTAPKGSPSSSTGSGSRVNGTSEPNQQKGSKRSSIVFIVAPIASVAAIAVLLVLPLSMYCCKKRRDAIQNSSSLVIHPRDPSDPDNMVKVVVADNTHGSASTVTGSSASRNSSGRAESHVIEAGNLIISVQVLRNVTKNFAPENELGRGGFGVVYKGELDDGTKIAVKRMEAGVISNKALDEFQSEIAVLSKVRHRHLVSLLGYSVEGNERMLVYEYMPQGALSRHLFHWKTFELEPLSWKRRLNIALDVARGMDYLHNLAHKSFIHRDLKSSNILLGDDFKAKVSDFGLVKLAPDGEKSVVTRLAGTFGYLAPEYAVTGKITTKVDVFSFGVVLMELLTGMMALDEDRPEESQYLAAWFWHIKSNKEKLMAAIDPTLDRKEETFETIAIIAELAGHCTAREPSQRPDMSHAVNVLSPLVEKWKPVDDENEEYSGIDYSQPLNQMVKGWQDAEGKDSGYLDLEDSKGSIPARPTGFAESFTSADGR; from the exons ATGGAAGAACACCATAGTGCTGCAGCGAAGCTTCCTCTCtcactcctcctcctccttctctcaCTTGCTTCATTTGCTCTGAGCGCCACAGACCCGAACGACCTAGCAATCCTCAACCAGCTGAGAAAAAACCTACAAAACCCAGAGCTCCTGGAGTGGCCGGAAAATGGCGACGACCCGTGTGGGGCCAGTTGGCCCCACGTCTTCTGCGCCGGTTCGAGAGTGTCCCAGATTCAAGTCCAGAACCTTGGCCTGAAGGGTCCTCTGCCCCAGAACTTGAACCAGCTCACTGAGCTCTCAAACATTGGCCTCCAGAGGAACCAGTTCAGTGGGCCCATCCCTTCCCTCAAAGGGCTGTCGAAGCTCCGGTTTGCTTACTTGGATTTCAACAACTTCACTTCGATTCCCGTCGACTTCTTCGAAGGCCTTGATTCTCTTGAGGTTCTGGCGTTGGACGGCAACAATTTGAATGGCACGACAGGCTGGAATTTCCCTCCTCAGCTGGGGAACTCGGCGCAGTTGCAGAACCTTAGTTGCATGAGTTGTAATTTGATCGGTCCGTTGCCCGATTTTCTCGGGAACATGTCGTCCTTAACGGTTTTGCAACTGTCGGGCAACGGACTGTCCGGCGGCATCCCGCCGAGCTTAAAGGGCCTTAATTTGCAGATTCTTTGGCTGAACAACCCCATCGGCGACGGATTGAGTGGTCCGATTGATGTTCTGACCACAATGGTGCAGCTCAACAGCGTGTGGCTTCACGGGAACCAGTTTTCCGGCGTGATTCCGGACAGCATTGGTAATTTAACTTCTTTGAAAGATCTCAATCTTAATCAAAACCAATTTGTTGGTTTAGTTCCTGATGGTTTGGCTAATTTGGCACTTGATAGATTGATCTTGAACAATAATCATTTGATGGGTCCAATCCCGAAATTCAAAGCTCGCAATGCGAGTTTTGATACGAATGCGTTTTGTCAATCCACTCCTGGGATTCCTTGCGCCGCGGAGGTTATGGCGCTCATCGAGTTCCTTGACGGGTTGCATTACCCTTCAACGCTTGTTTCTAAGTGGTCTGGTAATGATCCGTGCGGGTCGTGGTTGGGAGTGAGTTGTGGGAACAATGGGAAGGTGTCTGTTATAAATCTGCCCAAGTATAATCTGAATGGTACCTTGAGTCCTTCGGTTGCCAACTTAGAATCTCTTGTTCAAATTAGGCTTCAGAATAACAATTTGCAAGGTTTTGTTCCTGACAATTGGACTAGCTTGAAATCCTTGACTGAGTTGGATCTTAGTGGGAACAATatttcccctccattgccaaaATTCAGTAGCACCGTCAAAGTTTCCGTTGATGGGAATCGTTTGTTTAATGGTAATCCATCTGCGGCGGGTGCTACACCAAAGGGTAGCCCTTCTTCATCGACAGCACCAAAGGGTAGCCCTTCCTCATCGACAGGCTCAGGTTCTCGTGTCAATGGTACTTCTGAACCAAACCAACAAAAAGGATCGAAAAGGTCTAGCATTGTTTTTATTGTAGCTCCGATTGCAAGTGTTGCTGCTATTGCTGTTTTGCTTGTACTTCCTTTATCTATGTACTGCTGTAAGAAGAGAAGAGATGCAATTCAGAATTCAAGTTCACTTGTAATTCACCCGAGAGATCCATCTGATCCAGATAATATGGTTAAGGTTGTTGTTGCCGATAATACCCATGGAAGTGCTTCTACAGTTACAGGGAGCTCTGCAAGCAGAAACAGTAGTGGTAGAGCTGAGTCTCATGTCATTGAAGCTGGGAATCTCATCATATCAGTTCAAGTTCTTCGAAATGTGACAAAGAATTTCGCCCCAGAAAATGAGTTAGGCCGTGGTGGCTTTGGGGTGGTTTATAAGGGAGAATTGGATGACGGGACAAAAATAGCAGTGAAAAGAATGGAGGCTGGTGTGATTAGCAACAAAGCGTTGGATGAATTCCAGTCCGAAATTGCAGTTCTGTCAAAGGTCAGACACCGTCATTTGGTATCACTTTTGGGTTATTCTGTTGAAGGAAATGAGAGAATGCTCGTCTATGAATATATGCCTCAAGGGGCTCTGAGCAGGCATCTTTTCCATTGGAAGACCTTCGAATTAGAGCCGCTCTCTTGGAAGAGGAGGCTAAACATTGCCTTGGATGTTGCTAGGGGGATGGATTATCTTCACAATCTagctcacaaaagcttcatacacagAGATCTTAAATCATCAAATATCTTACTTGGTGATGATTTTAAAGCAAAAGTTTCGGATTTTGGATTGGTGAAACTGGCTCCTGATGGTGAAAAATCCGTTGTGACCAGGCTTGCCGGGACTTTTGGTTACTTAGCACCAGAGTATGCTG TGACGGGAAAAATCACAACGAAAGTAGATGTCTTCAGTTTCGGGGTTGTGTTAATGGAGCTATTAACTGGAATGATGGCACTAGATGAGGATAGACCTGAAGAAAGCCAATACTTGGCTGCATGGTTCTGGCACATAAAATCGAATAAGGAGAAACTCATGGCTGCTATTGACCCAACTCTTGATAGAAAAGAAGAAACATTTGAGACCATCGCTATAATTGCAGAACTCGCTGGGCACTGCACTGCAAGGGAACCCAGCCAAAGACCGGATATGAGCCATGCCGTGAATGTATTGTCCCCGCTTGTTGAAAAATGGAAACCTGTCGATGATGAGAATGAGGAGTATTCTGGGATTGATTATAGCCAGCCGCTTAACCAGATGGTGAAGGGTTGGCAGGACGCAGAAGGAAAGGACTCCGGTTATCTGGACCTGGAAGACAGCAAGGGAAGTATACCGGCAAGGCCAACTGGCTTTGCAGAGTCTTTTACTTCCGCTGATGGTCGGTAA